A region of the Brassica napus cultivar Da-Ae unplaced genomic scaffold, Da-Ae ScsIHWf_2494;HRSCAF=3222, whole genome shotgun sequence genome:
TATCCAAATCCAGCTTTTGTTGAACTGGTTACAAGTCAGCTTCAATCTTTGCCTAAAGATGATCAACCATTGTTTGCTTTTCAGGTAACCAACGTTTGCTTCCTAAACCTAGCTATACGTACTTTTCcaaattactttatttttttgtggAGTGAACTTCCTCGGGGCATGATTAACCTCGGTCTCTTAGCCGggggttcttaactcatgatttgatattttttttgtttcttttttatattttttggctaaGAGACGacttttatatctcttatttaagagacagtttttagtttttcttagttaaaatttaaaaaaagctAAGAGTCTGAAGCTTAAAACCCCAGTTAAGAGACTGAGGTTAATGATGGAGAGttgtaagagcatgattaacccgaattcttaatttagggttcttaactcatgatttgactttttttatactttttggCTAAGAACCGactcttatatcttttatttaacaGACATGTTTTAGCTTTtctagttaaaagttaagaaacagttctTAGCTTCGGCTAAGAACCCATACTAAAAACTCGGGTTAATCAATGGTCTGAGAGtcttataaaataattgatcCAAGCACAAAAGGGAGGTAGACAGAAGTTAAATTAGTAGTTACGAATAAACATATGTACATTTAATACTTGTGTACAAATatatcaaagttttttttttgaaaaaacgaATATATCAAAGTTTCGGATTCTTAGTTTATCTGAACTATTAAAATCTGTTCTGAAATACAGAATTTAGGCAATTGTGGATTTTTCCTAATTGGTTTTATCATCGTTATTTTTAAACAGacttaaaatattattcaaacaaatacttttttttaataatcagtGCGTTTTAAAGAACGTTAGCCTTTGATAAGAAAACGAGTTCTTGGATGACTCAAACAAAACTCATAGACATATCAAAAACCTCTTTAGATACCTATTACTAAGCCTACTCAAATCTCTAACAGACCATATAATAAGTCAAGTATGACGAAACATGTAAACAAGTAACAtgtgacatatatatataatttaatcatTCAAGTATAATAAAACATGTAAACAAGTAACATGTgacgtatatatatattcggaCATGTTACAGTTTCTCCTGCATACAGATGATATGCCAAATAAGTTTGCAATTCTTCCAGTGCACAAAATCTCTAACAGATATTTGCTTCTTTTGTATGTTTAAACTTGAAACTAGAAAATGTCACAGAAAGAAGTCATATAAACACTAAGTATATGTTTTCAACCAACACAATAATCGAGGTTTAcacaataacatatataaaattatcaaaataaggAACTATTAAAATGCTTTACCTTCAATTTATTTAGTTGTTAGTGTTAATAAAACGGTATGATATATATGATTGCAACAATCTACTTGTGCCGCGTAGGTTAAAACGCTGCCTTTATTGGTTGCTCATTTATTGAATCCCACCAAACATAAAGCAATCCGAATTAAAGTGACATCATTCTGTTTGATATACTTACTTACTGCCCAGTAATGTAATCATTTTCTAAAGAAAACTAGTTAATGAACGTATGTGGTAGTAGGAACTAGTCATTGTCTACATCTTTTAGTACGCATGTATACGATGACTAAATATAGAGTTATTATGTGGTTACTCTTGTCTGCTATAATCATATTCCGAGGATTTGTGCCAGCTTTGCTATGCCCCAGGGGACTTAGCTACTACTACGATAATTTTCCAGTAAATTATAACTAACTAGGGAAAATGTTGTTTACAAGTGAAAACATTTCTTACGTGTTGTCCATATAATTGAATTACGGAGATcttagaatttaaatttttttggcaGGTGACATCATTCAAGTGCGGTGGATTTGCAATGGGAATCTCAACAAACCATACAACGTTCGATGGACTTAGTTTCAAAACATTCTCGACAACTTAGCCTCTCTACTAAGTGATAAGCCCTCATCAACACCACCTTGCAACGACCGTACTCTTCTCAAAGCTCGTACTCCACCACGTGTCACATTCCCACACCACGAGCTTGTCCAACTCCAAGACTCGAACACAACAGTCTTCGAAGCCACTTCTGAGCACTTAGATTTGGTGATCCTCGTATGAAAGCTCCTCATTCTGTTCTTCATCACTAATCTCCTTGTGAGAGTCCAGCATTTTCACATAggcatcattttttttgttctcaatCATTTGGACCTCTCTCTCAATTGTTAAGGCATGTTGTAGAGAGTCTTCAAGTGCCAATTCCTCTAGAAGCTCATCAGCTAAAACCTCCATCTCCTCAATGTAGAAGGTTTGGCTTTGAGTAATAGGCTTCTTCATCACCtctttgatgtcaaagtgaaggATGTTTCTCTTTCCAAGGTGAAGATCAATCTTCCCTTCCTTAACATTCACAACTGCTCCTGCTGTAGCCAAGAAAGGTCTCCCCAATATCAAAGGATCTGTTGGTTCTTCATCCATCTCCaacaccacaaaatctgtaggaatCTCACAATTTCCAACCATAACAGGGAGATCTTCTAGGATACCAATGGAAATCTTCACTGAGCGATCAGCTAGTAcaagagagagtctacacttcttgtattgTGTAAAGCCAAGCCTTTTAGCAATGGAGAGAGGCATAAGGCTCACACTTGCTCCCAAATCGCATAGACACCTCTCAAAAGCATATTGCCCAATGGCACAAGGTAAAGTGAAGCTTCCTGGATCTTCAAGCTTCTTAGGGATGGTTAGCCTTTGGATAATAGCACTACACTCATGAGTAAGAACCAccatgccttccatctccttcttcttcttagttacAGCATCCTTGAGGCACTAGCATGAAGGCATCAATTATGGGCATAGTAatctgaacttcactcatttgcttctcaaataagGCCTTGTATTGCTCCAAAAGCTGTCTCTTGAATCTACCGGGAAAATGAAGTTttggttcatagggaggaggattGAATAGAGCTCCTTTTGATGAAGTATCAGCTTCATTCTTGTTCTCCCCCTTCTTTTCTTCTCCAAGTTTACCCTTCTCTTTTGCTTCAACTAttttctccaagatctcctCATTGGTTTTCTCATCCATAATAACCACATCATCATCCACATTGATGACCACCTCCCCATCTTGCTTTTCATTACCCCTAATGAGAGTTCTTGGTGGTAGCTGTtttccactcctaagggtgatgaCTTTCATTGTCTCCTTGGGATTTTGCTCTGGCTTTCCAGGTAATGCCCCTTGTTGGCGACTTGGCTGAGAGTTTAttgaagcaaactgattctccaaATGTCGgatcttgttgttgagctcattgtagcttccatcaatcttggagtgaaTGTTCTTGAACTCATAACCCATTGTCTTCTCATTCTTGGCCTGAAAATCCATAATTTTCTTGAACATTGCATCCACACTTGTATCTGAAGCTGGAGCTTGTGAAGAACTTCCTTGAGCTTGAGTAGACtgattgttgttattgttgaaaccaggaggagtGTTTTGCCTAGGCTGATAGCTCCTTTGCTGAGTGTTTTGCTTCTGCTTGTAACCTCCTTGCTGGTTGTTAGAGTAGGACCTttgctggtagttgttgtactgaaagttaggcTCCTTCCTATACCAAGAACTATTATTGTTGATGAAGCACAGCTCTTCTTGTCCTTCCAAACCATCAACCTCATTAATCTTGGGAGGAATCTCTTGAATAGGACCACCCACAAAGTTGACCTGCTCTTGTTTAGCTTGGTTAGAAAGAAGCAAGTTCATCTTCTCCTGCAAGGACTTGATCTCTTTCTTTGTCTGCTGATCATCATTTTTGTTGACCCTATCATGCTCCTCACTGTAGACTGAGTCGCTCTTAGCCATGTTCTCCACCAgttcttttgcttcttcttcagttctccccaagaagaaaccattgctgATAGTATCAAGCCTGTTTCTGCACTGTGGTAAGGCTCCTCTATAGAAGGTGCTAAGCAAACTCTCCTTGCTGAAATCATGATGAGGGCATTGAGACCAGTAGCCTTTGAACCTCTCTCATGCTTCACTGAAGctctctagacctttctgttggAACCCGGAGATTTCGTTCCTGATCTTAGTTGTCCTTGAACTAGAGAAGAACTTGTCTAGGAAAACCCTCTTGTactcatcccaagtagtgacAGTATCACTTGGAAGAGTCTACTCCCATTGGTATGCCTTGTCTCCCTAAGAGAAaggaaatagcttgagcttGAAAGCATCTTTAGAAACACCATTTTTCTTGGACAAGCCACAGTACTGATCAAACTTGTACAAGTGATCAAAAGGGTCTTCAGCAGCaagaccatgatacttgttgttctctattGTGTTGAGCAGTCCTGACTCGATCtcgaagttgttgttctccacagctggtgctctgattctcaacctatgaccatgaatgtgagGTTGATCATAGGCTCCAATGCCACGGGCTTGGCGCTGTGGATGTTGTGGCTGGCGCTGTGGTCTAAAAGGATCAGCTCTTGGACCATTGCCTCCTTGGGCATCACCATCTTGAGGCAGATTCTCCATATCAAACCCCAACCTttgcaagtgagcctgttgctccaCTTCTCTTCTTTGTCTTGCTATCTCTCTTTCAAGTGCTCGaatgtcttcaactcttggaactaggtttgttggacctctgctccttgtgttcatacacctgaaataCAAAGGGAGAAGGACAAAGAGAAGCAGTAacacaattaaataaaaattgacttagtctcaagcaaatgactaaatctcaatgtcacaatcaacttagaatttggcaacggcgccaatttgatgataGGGGTTTCAAGACccctaatcaaatgttgtaatatATAGGATGTCAAACCAACCCTAAGTGATTATGATGCAAAGagaatgcaagaccatgcttaatctaagtgctaccAGTTTTTGAGATGATTTTAAACTAGATTACTacctaaaatgcaataaaggacaaagctttcttttttataagaagggagaactcatgggctatgggaattgatcttgggtgatcaagATTCAACCTAAAAGTGTCAACTTTTAACCAATCTATATCTACCTTAGacctagacacaatcctaagcaaactctatccctagatgaatgctcatttacttagacaactcaagcatcaaattcctttggttgaatgttatctaagtaatcattaatctcaagtctaTTAGCCAttttaacacctttaacaacaaattcctttggtaaagaatgttaaaagcttaggagagttggttcaggcatttcatcgaacaccttccgggtatgaaatgcctagagctcaactttagGGAGGCCAACTCTAGAGTTGCATTAAaagcactctactagcaaggaataagattGATCTATACctaaacaccttagatctagcttaatcacccttaatctccctaatccatgaatccaaagatgactactcactactcttcatgatgagcccaaaaatcaaagatgatttggtgctaatcatgattagtgatcagGATAATCAAGTAATCACAAGAGAAAATGATTAAGATAAGATCTTTCACCTAAGAGTTCTtttgtgattagatagaaaacaagatagaTCCTAACTTtaggattacaagagtatttatatgtctttggtaaacctaatggtttccattaaaaagtctaaaaagcccttaaaaacattaaaattcgaCTAAGTAAAAGTCTCGACTCGGGTTGGGTTCCGTCGGGTGCAACCCGCGTCAGCTTCCCCGGCAACGACTCCAATTTGATGATAGGGATTTCAAGGCccctaatcaaatgttgtaatatATAGGATGTCAAACCAACCCTAAGTGATTATGATGCAAAGagaatgcaagaccatgcttaatctaagtgctaccAGTTTTTGAGTTGATTTTAAACTAGATTACTACCTAAAATGCAATAAATGACAAAGCTTTCTTTTTTATAAGAAgggagaactcatgggctatgGGAATTGATCTTGCGTGATCAAGATTCAACCTAAAGGTGTCAACTTTTAACCAATCTATATCTACCTTAGacctagacacaatcctaagaaaactctatccctagatgaatgctcatttacttagacaactcaagcatcaaattcctttggttgaatgttatctaagtaatcattaatctcaatTTTATTAGACATCTTAACCCCTTTAACAACAAATTCCTTtggtaaagaatgttaaaagcttaggagagttggttcaggcatttcatcgaacaccttccgggtatgaaatgcctagagctcaactttagagaggccaactctagagttgcattaaaagcactctactagcaaggaataagattGATCTATACctaaacaccttagatctagcttaatcaccctaaatctccctaacccatgaatccaaagatgactactcactactcttcatgatgagcccaaaaatcaaagatgatttggtgctaatcatgattagtgatcagGATAATCAAGTAATCACAAGAGAAAATGATTAAGATAAGATCTTTCACCTAAGAGTTCTtttgtgattagatagaaaacaagatagaTCCTAACTTtaggattacaagagtatttatatgtctttggtaaacctaatggtttccattaaaaagtttaaaaagcccttaaaaacattaaaattcgaCTAAGTAAAAGTCTCGACTCGGGTTGGGTTCCGTCGGGTGCAACCCGCGTCAGCTTCCCCGCGTCAACTCGTCGAAGCGCCATCAGTTCATACGTGCGGGTAGGCTTCCCCTCGCTGCTTCACCCGCGTGACTCCTCGAACAGAATCCTTTGGTGACGTGGGTAAGGGAAAATGGGGATCACCCGCGTGCTCCACCCCGCGTCAAGATGCTACCACGCCTCCAATTCCAACGTGCTGGTAGGCCTTCCCGCGTCGCTCTACCCGCGTTGAGCCATCGACCACGCTACGCGGGTAGGAGAACCCGCGCGACTCAACCCGCgtggagtccttcatatcttctTCTCGATGCCTCGGCGCGGGTAAGGGAACCCGCGTTGGCTCAACCCGAGTTGTGCTCGCTTGAACTCGAACTAACTTCATTTTCCATCTCTTCTTGAGCCACAATGCTTTTAAACACCTCCAATTACTCCATAAGAAACTCCACTACCTGATTAGGACATATGAATGCAATATGGATGGTTAAAACAGTGTAAATATGCAACATGTCAAGATTTCAACATCTTCAAGCTATCCTCTCAACAAATCTCGAGGCTCAAAGAGAAGGCCTCGGAGAGTGTTAGTAGTGTTTGTGTTCGTGTGACGGGCTTCAACGTCGTTACCGTTTTGGTTTGGAGGTGCAAGGCACTCTCtttagtagaagaagaagaggtggaTGATCTTGAAAAAGAATCAACCATTCTTTACGCGGTGGACATCAGAGGGAGGCTGGATCCTCAGCTTCCCTCTTCGTACACGGGAAACGCGGTTTTAACGGCGTACGGAAAGGCGAAACGAAAGGCATTGCTCGAAGAACTGTTTGGGACGATCGTGGAAATGGTAGGAGAACGTGCGAATCGGATAACGGATGAGTATGCCAGATCCGCTATAGATTGGGGAGAGATGACGGGATGAGGTAGCTCGCTTGGTAAGGATCCTGGGGGCCAATCGTCATGCTCACGGGTTCGACGCCAAGCGGAGGCGAACTGCCCATTCTGTCACCAAATGCGGTACTGGGTGTTGGGCCTTGCCCCCAGCCCAGGTAAAGCCCTCCcgggtgaagtggaccgctgcctAACCGGGCCCAGAGAAATGATTCACGTAACTGGGGAACCCCtggattaacaaaaaaaaaaaaaaaaaaaaaactgggatTTGCGGAGGTTGAATATCCATGGGGAAAGCCAAATTATTGCTGTCCCGTTGTGTACCATCGGAAAGACATAGTTTTGCTGTTTCCAGACATTGATGGAGATAGTAAAGGTGTTTATGTCTTGGCTGCTTTGCCTTCTAAGGAGATGACCAAGTTTCAGAAATGGTTTGAAGACACCCTTTGCTGATTTCTCCTTGGCTTCACTTTGCATTCTATTTTCTTAGTTCTACTGGGTACTACttcattttataagaaaaaaaaagaggcaaAGGTGAACCATCTGGTTTAAGAGTAAAACCACATAATGCATGTTAACccaagagaaaaataaaaagtatggtttggttcagtttgaaaatgaattcagttatatatatatatatatatatatatatatatatatatatataatacattttaaattaaaaaaaaaaaacaataattaataaaagtaGTTTTGTATAATATGAGTATATCTTTTTTGTTCAAggtattttcaatatatatatatatatatatatatatatatatatatatatatatgcatataaatgttttaatgaaTTTCAGTttatttaagtttctttttgggGTGCAAATGTTAAACAGTTTATTTAAGTTGGTTATACTAAAATTGATTTTTGCtggcttttctttttttttttaaatccagtAAGATTATTAACACATTTCACTAATTTATTTCCCATTCATGCCTATCTCCAGCATTTCTCCTAGATATGGTATTTAGGATAGATATGAAAGAATACTTTATACCGTTTTATGTATTCTCTGTTAtttaagataaattaaaaagttGTATTGTAAgcacaaaaaatattgtaaatgaaaatggatacaaaatatataatagttcTTAAAGCGTGCATATACTTTTTTACCTGAAcaacaatctatactattatttgcgaagtaaatttttggaatcgagctctcacgttaaaagttagagcggttaatatcgtttatacccttaatgaataattatataaattggtcaaaatataaaaacgaatttcaaatctatcttattaaaaaaatgattaaaattaataataaatcgttTATATCCTTaatgtataaattatatatatagtcaaaaataaaaacgaatttaaaatatacctGATTAAATAAGtgataaatttttggaatcgagctctcacgttaaaagttagagcggttaatatcgtttatacccttaatgaataattatataaattagtcaaaatataaacgaatttcaaatctatcttattaaaaaaatgattaaaattaataataaatcgttTATATCCTTaatgtataaattatatatatagtcaaaaataaaaacgaatttaaaatatacctgattaaataagtgattaaaattaataataataacaattaactaaaatataaataattaaaaaggaatttctattaataatattatatttatatattatattagataattgactataaataaatataataaaaattttaaaaataaaaacatgttttaaaacataagataattcttagatatattctgttgttatctgaaaataatattttattataaaatatatagttagatataaaacaatttataattaaatgctaatcaaacaaataaatatattttctaaaatatatgaacgtttttaaaatttaacaaaacaattagcatattttttttgataaaaagtaatgaatatatattaata
Encoded here:
- the LOC125601257 gene encoding omega-hydroxypalmitate O-feruloyl transferase-like, yielding MGITRVLHPASRCYHASNSNVLCKYATCQDFNIFKLSSQQISRLKEKASESVSSVCVRVTGFNVVTVLVWRCKALSLVEEEEVDDLEKESTILYAVDIRGRLDPQLPSSYTGNAVLTAYGKAKRKALLEELFGTIVEMVGERANRITDEYARSAIDWGEMTG